Proteins co-encoded in one Cynocephalus volans isolate mCynVol1 chromosome 11, mCynVol1.pri, whole genome shotgun sequence genomic window:
- the TMEM42 gene encoding transmembrane protein 42, with protein MAERPQPPGGAVSAAAYPDTPAELPQHLQAGAMRRRFWGVFNCLCAGAFGALAASSAKLAFGSEVNMGLCILGIILMASTNSLMWTFFSRGLSFSMSSAIASVTVTFSNIVSSAFLGYVLYGECQEVLWWGGVFLILCGLTLIHRKLPPTWKPLPHKQQ; from the exons ATGGCCGAGAGGCCGCAGCCGCCGGGCGGCGCCGTGTCTGCTGCCGCCTACCCCGACACCCCCGCCGAACTCCCCCAGCATCTCCAGGCCGGCGCGATGCGGCGCCGCTTCTGGGGCGTGTTCAACTGCTTGTGCGCCGGCGCGTTCGGGGCCTTGGCCGCCTCCTCCGCCAAGCTGGCCTTCGGCAGCGAG GTGAACATGGGCTTATGCATCTTAGGCATTATTTTGATGGCAAGCACCAATTCTTTGATGTGGACCTTCTTTAGccggggcctcagtttctccatgtcTTCAGCCATTGCATCTGTCACAGTGACTTTTTCAAACATCGTCAGCTCG GCCTTCCTGGGCTATGTGCTGTACGGAGAGTGCCAGGAGGTCTTGTGGTGGGGAGGAGTGTTCCTCATCCTCTGTGGACTCACCCTGATCCACAGGAAGCTCCCACCGACCTGGAAGCCCCTTCCACACAAGCAGCAATAG